Proteins encoded by one window of Zerene cesonia ecotype Mississippi chromosome 6, Zerene_cesonia_1.1, whole genome shotgun sequence:
- the LOC119840434 gene encoding retinal dehydrogenase 1-like, which yields MAPQIHYTKLFINNEWVDSKSGKTFDTYNPHDGSVIAKISEGDKADIDLAVAAAKKAFARNSEWRLMDARERGKILNRFADLVEEETDYLAELETYNNGMVLQMSKGLLTSAADEIRYTASLADKIEGNTIPADGDVFCYTLKQPVGVCGLILPWNAPILMFLNKVTTALAAGCTTVVKPAEQTPLTALYLASLLQKAGVPAGVVNIVNGYGETAGVALTHHPDVAKISFTGSLEVGKLIQQAAGANNLKRITLELGGKSPLVIMNDADLAAAIRFAAVGVFTHQGQVCIAASRLYVQSGIYDQFVKGAVEMAKSLKMGNPFELTTQHGPQIDEGMMKKVLGYIEKGKQEGAKLLVGGKQAGSKGYYIEPTVFADVQDDMTIAKEEIFGPVQSILKFETLDEVIDRANATNYGLAAGIFTTNVNTAIQFAKSVEAGVVWVNTYLHRCSQAPFGGFKESGIGREGGKDCVEEYLEVKTVTIAVPKKVTT from the exons ATGGCACCTCAAATCCATTATACTAAG CTTTTCATCAACAACGAGTGGGTAGACTCGAAAAGCGGCAAAACCTTCGACACCTATAACCCTCACGATGGTTCCGTTATAGCTAAAATATCTGAGGGTGATAAg GCTGACATCGACCTAGCAGTAGCCGCTGCAAAGAAAGCCTTCGCCAGAAATTCAGAATGGCGCCTCATGGACGCGCGGGAACGTGGAAAGATCCTGAACAGATTCGCAGATCTGGTAGAAGAGGAGACCGATTATCTAGCAGAACTAGAGACTTACAATAATGGCATGGTATTACAAATGAGTAAAGGTCTATTGACTAGTGCAGCTGATGAAATTAGATATACTGCAAGTTTAGCGGACAAAATTGAAGGCAACACTATTCCAGCTG ATGGAGATGTATTTTGCTACACCCTGAAGCAACCCGTGGGAGTATGTGGTCTCATCTTACCCTGGAACGCGCCCATCCTTATGTTCCTCAACAAGGTCACCACTGCGCTCGCTGCTG GTTGTACAACAGTCGTAAAGCCAGCTGAACAAACGCCCCTCACCGCCCTGTATCTGGCATCGCTCCTCCAGAAAGCGGGAGTGCCTGCTGGTGTTGTGAACATCGTCAATGGCTACGGGGAGACCGCTGGAGTCGCTCTGACCCACCACCCTGATGTCGCCAAGATTTCCTTCACTGGCTCCCTTGAA GTTGGCAAGTTGATCCAACAAGCTGCTGGTGCCAATAATTTGAAACGAATCACTCTGGAGTTGGGAGGGAAAAGCCCGCTTGTCATCATGAATGACGCTGACT TGGCTGCAGCCATTCGATTCGCAGCAGTTGGAGTGTTCACACATCAGGGTCAAGTATGCATCGCAGCATCCCGTCTTTACGTGCAGTCTGGTATCTATGACCAGTTCGTGAAGGGTGCCGTTGAAATGGCTAAGAGCTTGAAGATGGGAAATCCCTTCGAGCTTACTACTCAGCATGGACCGCAG ATTGACGAGGGTATGATGAAGAAGGTGCTAGGTTACATTGAGAAGGGCAAGCAGGAAGGAGCCAAGCTCCTGGTCGGCGGTAAGCAGGCTGGCAGCAAGGGTTACTACATCGAGCCTACTGTCTTTGCTGACGTCCAAGATGACATGACCATTGCTAAGGAGGAA ATCTTCGGCCCAGTGCAGAGCATCCTGAAGTTCGAAACATTGGATGAGGTCATTGACCGCGCGAACGCAACCAACTATGGTCTCGCAGCCGGTATCTTCACCACCAATGTGAACACCGCCATTCAGTTCGCTAAGAGTGTTGAAGCTGGTGTTGTATG ggTTAATACCTACTTGCATAGATGCAGCCAAGCACCTTTCGGTGGTTTCAAGGAATCCGGAATCGGCCGCGAAGG aGGTAAGGACTGTGTAGAGGAATACCTCGAAGTGAAAACAGTAACTATTGCTGTACCAAAGAAAGTCACAACATAG